From Candidatus Obscuribacterales bacterium, a single genomic window includes:
- the aroF gene encoding 3-deoxy-7-phosphoheptulonate synthase codes for MVIPRPDRLRIHPQSTELQPMSNPMHQATLAAKAHADHRSIIALSDTVSVGGEPLLIVGGPCAVESLAQMEAVASRLATAPVQALRGGVYKPRTSPYSFQGMGQEGLEILSSVRDRYGLPVITEVMAIAQIEAVAAHADVLQIGSRNMQNFDLLKAVGTVNKPVVLKRGLAATLEEFVMAAEYILSHGNPNVILCERGIRSFDSYTRNVLDLGTVVALKQLTHLPVLVDPSHAAGKRELVADLSRAAIACGADGLMVECHPQPEQSVSDARQSLSLDEMVDLVNNLRAIATAVGRSIATVEPMPHLTLV; via the coding sequence TTGGTCATCCCCCGTCCCGATCGCTTACGGATTCATCCTCAATCTACGGAACTTCAACCCATGTCAAATCCCATGCACCAAGCTACCCTCGCCGCTAAAGCCCACGCCGATCATCGCTCCATCATTGCTCTGTCGGACACCGTTTCGGTCGGCGGAGAGCCCCTGCTGATCGTGGGTGGCCCCTGCGCCGTGGAAAGCCTTGCCCAGATGGAAGCGGTGGCCAGTCGCCTAGCCACGGCACCTGTCCAAGCCCTGCGCGGCGGCGTCTACAAACCCCGCACCTCGCCCTACTCCTTCCAAGGTATGGGGCAAGAGGGCCTAGAGATTTTATCCAGCGTGCGCGATCGCTACGGCCTGCCTGTGATCACCGAAGTGATGGCGATCGCCCAAATCGAAGCGGTGGCAGCCCATGCTGATGTGCTGCAAATTGGTAGCCGCAATATGCAAAACTTCGACTTGCTGAAAGCCGTGGGCACGGTGAACAAGCCCGTCGTCCTGAAGCGAGGTTTAGCCGCCACCCTAGAAGAATTCGTCATGGCCGCTGAATATATTCTCAGCCACGGCAATCCCAACGTCATCCTTTGTGAACGGGGGATTCGCAGCTTCGATTCTTACACCCGTAATGTTTTGGACCTCGGTACCGTGGTGGCGCTGAAGCAACTGACCCATCTACCAGTGCTCGTCGATCCCAGCCATGCGGCCGGCAAGCGTGAACTGGTGGCTGACCTGTCCCGTGCGGCGATCGCCTGTGGAGCCGATGGTCTAATGGTGGAATGCCATCCCCAACCGGAGCAATCCGTCTCCGATGCACGGCAGTCCCTGTCCTTAGACGAGATGGTAGACCTGGTCAATAACCTGCGGGCGATCGCCACGGCTGTGGGCCGCTCCATTGCCACTGTTGAACCCATGCCTCACCTCACGTTGGTCTAA